One window of the Roseovarius sp. THAF9 genome contains the following:
- a CDS encoding cytochrome c biogenesis CcdA family protein: MFDVTIYGALIAGLLSFLSPCILPIVPFYLSYLAGVGMNQITAEAEISRGVRVRAFLAACFFALGVITVFVGLGASATAFGQLVQEYFDVLRWVAAAIIIAMGLHFLGVVRIGILYRQFRADAGDTSNVGLAGAFVIGLAFAFGWTPCVGPVLAAILFTAAGQESASQGATLLFVYGLGMTLPFIAAALFIGPFMRFMARFRRHLGLIERIMGALLILFGVLIATNSVNIIAQWMLENVPWFSTIG; encoded by the coding sequence ATGTTTGACGTAACGATCTACGGGGCGTTGATCGCGGGGCTTTTGTCGTTCCTGTCGCCCTGCATCCTGCCGATCGTGCCATTCTACCTCAGCTACCTGGCCGGGGTGGGCATGAACCAGATCACGGCAGAGGCCGAAATCTCACGCGGGGTGCGCGTGCGCGCCTTCCTCGCGGCATGCTTCTTTGCGCTTGGCGTGATCACCGTTTTCGTCGGGCTGGGGGCCTCGGCCACCGCCTTCGGCCAGCTGGTGCAGGAGTATTTCGACGTCCTGCGCTGGGTCGCGGCGGCGATCATCATCGCGATGGGCCTGCATTTCCTTGGCGTAGTCCGCATCGGCATTCTCTATCGCCAGTTTCGGGCGGATGCCGGCGACACCAGCAATGTCGGGCTTGCCGGCGCCTTCGTGATCGGCCTTGCCTTCGCCTTCGGCTGGACGCCCTGCGTCGGGCCGGTTCTGGCCGCGATCCTGTTCACGGCGGCGGGACAGGAGTCGGCGTCACAGGGCGCCACGCTGCTTTTCGTCTACGGTCTCGGCATGACGCTGCCCTTCATCGCGGCGGCGCTCTTCATCGGCCCGTTCATGCGGTTCATGGCGCGGTTCCGCCGCCATCTAGGCCTGATTGAGAGGATCATGGGCGCGCTGCTGATCCTGTTCGGCGTCCTGATCGCGACCAATTCGGTGAACATCATCGCCCAGTGGATGCTTGAAAATGTCCCCTGGTTCAGCACAATCGGATAA
- a CDS encoding c-type cytochrome: MTVGLRTLPFALAAGLLACATSAAAEEGDPEAGKEVFDYCSGCHEVGKGAEHGIGPHLNGLFGRQAATQEGFRYSESFQRAGTGGLEWHAETLDIFLENPTAIASGTRMSFDGLEDPQERLDLIAYLRRFSDNPRDIPEADPTIQGMDHDLDPEILALVGDPEYGEYLSGECVSCHQVGGANDGIPSIVLWPEEDFVVAMHAYKNKQRKHPVMQMVAGRLGDEEIAALAAYFGQMTTE, translated from the coding sequence ATGACGGTCGGACTGCGCACTCTCCCCTTCGCCCTAGCGGCAGGCCTTCTGGCCTGCGCCACCTCTGCGGCGGCTGAAGAGGGCGACCCGGAGGCCGGCAAGGAAGTGTTCGATTATTGCTCCGGCTGCCACGAGGTGGGCAAGGGCGCCGAGCATGGCATCGGTCCGCATCTCAACGGCCTTTTCGGTCGGCAAGCCGCTACGCAAGAGGGGTTTCGCTATTCCGAAAGCTTCCAGCGCGCTGGCACCGGCGGGCTGGAATGGCACGCCGAAACACTGGACATCTTCCTCGAAAATCCCACCGCGATCGCCTCGGGCACCCGGATGAGTTTTGACGGGTTGGAGGACCCGCAAGAGCGTCTGGACCTCATCGCCTATCTGCGGCGCTTTTCCGACAATCCCCGCGACATCCCCGAGGCGGACCCGACCATCCAGGGCATGGACCATGACCTCGACCCGGAAATCCTCGCACTTGTGGGCGACCCGGAATATGGCGAATATCTCAGCGGGGAATGTGTGTCGTGCCATCAGGTGGGTGGCGCCAATGACGGCATTCCGTCTATCGTGCTCTGGCCGGAGGAGGATTTCGTGGTGGCCATGCACGCCTACAAGAACAAGCAACGCAAACATCCGGTGATGCAAATGGTCGCCGGGCGGTTGGGCGATGAGGAGATCGCCGCACTGGCCGCCTATTTCGGCCAAATGACCACAGAATAA
- a CDS encoding helix-turn-helix transcriptional regulator, which translates to MRAEDMEKMMKNAQRASNFLKAISHEGRLMILCHLASGEKSVTELEDLLSARQAAVSQQLTRLRLEGLVTPRREGKAIYYSLTDDRPRQIMEVVYDLFCRED; encoded by the coding sequence ATGCGCGCCGAGGACATGGAAAAGATGATGAAGAACGCCCAGCGGGCGTCGAACTTCCTGAAGGCGATCAGCCACGAGGGGCGGCTGATGATCCTGTGCCATCTGGCCTCGGGCGAGAAGTCGGTGACGGAACTGGAAGACCTGTTGTCGGCGCGTCAGGCGGCGGTGTCGCAGCAGCTGACACGCCTTCGGCTGGAAGGGTTGGTGACGCCCCGGCGCGAGGGCAAGGCGATCTACTACAGCTTGACAGACGACAGACCGCGGCAAATCATGGAGGTCGTCTATGACCTCTTTTGCAGGGAAGACTGA
- a CDS encoding thioredoxin family protein, translated as MTRIFAFLTAALIALPVFAAELGDDGLHKAPWMRDTFKDLGDDLEEATAEGKRLLVLIEQRGCIYCTKMHEEVFVVPEIEQFIEDNYFVVQINMFGDVEVTDFDGEAMPEKDAVRRWNAMFTPTMMFFPEESEGKLPADELAVVTMPGAFEKGTTLNLLRWVVEKGYESDEPFQKYLARKLAE; from the coding sequence ATGACCAGAATTTTCGCTTTCCTGACTGCCGCGCTGATCGCGCTGCCGGTCTTCGCGGCCGAGTTGGGTGACGACGGCCTGCACAAGGCCCCGTGGATGCGCGACACCTTCAAGGATCTTGGCGACGACCTCGAAGAGGCGACCGCCGAAGGCAAGCGCCTGCTCGTCCTGATCGAACAGCGCGGCTGCATCTATTGCACCAAGATGCACGAGGAAGTGTTCGTCGTCCCCGAGATCGAGCAGTTTATCGAGGACAACTATTTCGTGGTGCAGATCAACATGTTCGGCGATGTCGAAGTGACCGATTTCGACGGCGAGGCGATGCCCGAGAAAGACGCCGTGCGCCGCTGGAATGCCATGTTCACGCCCACCATGATGTTCTTCCCCGAAGAGTCCGAAGGCAAGCTGCCTGCCGACGAGTTGGCGGTCGTCACCATGCCCGGCGCATTCGAGAAAGGCACCACCCTGAACCTGCTGCGCTGGGTCGTCGAAAAGGGGTATGAGAGCGACGAACCGTTCCAGAAATACCTGGCGCGGAAACTCGCGGAATAA
- the soxB gene encoding thiosulfohydrolase SoxB, whose translation MISRRDFLQVGIAASALVGASGFGNWAKLAAQQSLTQDQLLQFDTFGNVSLIHVTDIHAQLKPIYFREPSVNIGVGENKGEVPHVTGADFRRLYGIEDGSPSHYALSSGDFTSLAREYGRVGGLDRVATVVNAIRADRPDAILLDGGDTWHGSYTCYHTQGQDMVNVMNALKPDAMTFHWEFTLGSDRVAELVESLPFAALGQNIFDAEWDEPTDLFPPYTMFERGGTKIAVIGQAFPYMPIANPGWMFPEYAFGIRDENMQTMVDQVRSEGAECVVVLSHNGFDVDKKMATVVSGIDVILSGHTHDALPEPVLSGETLIIASGSNGKFVSRVDLDIRDGQMMGYRHKLIPIFSDVIEPDADMTALINEQRAPYEDKLSEVIGQTDSLLYRRGNFNGSWDDLICDALLSERDAEIALSPGVRWGPSLIPGQDITREDIWNVTSMTYGEAYRTEMTGEFLKVVLEDVADNIFNPDPYYQQGGDMVRTGGLGYSIDVSKPQGERISNMTLLSSGEPIDPSRNYVIAGWASVNEGTEGPQIWDVVESHIRKMGTVTVQENDSVEVTGV comes from the coding sequence ATGATTTCGCGCAGGGATTTCCTACAGGTCGGCATTGCGGCATCGGCACTCGTCGGGGCCTCTGGCTTCGGCAACTGGGCCAAGCTGGCCGCGCAACAGTCGCTGACACAGGACCAGCTCTTGCAGTTCGACACGTTCGGCAACGTGTCCCTGATCCACGTCACCGACATCCACGCGCAGCTGAAACCGATCTATTTCCGCGAACCTTCGGTCAATATCGGCGTGGGCGAGAACAAGGGCGAGGTGCCGCATGTCACCGGCGCCGATTTCCGCCGCCTCTACGGCATCGAGGATGGCAGCCCCAGCCACTATGCGCTCAGCAGCGGCGACTTCACGTCGCTGGCCCGTGAATACGGCCGCGTCGGCGGGCTGGACCGCGTGGCGACCGTCGTCAACGCCATCCGGGCCGACCGTCCCGACGCCATTCTGCTCGATGGCGGCGACACGTGGCACGGCTCGTACACCTGCTATCACACCCAAGGCCAGGACATGGTCAACGTGATGAACGCGCTCAAACCCGATGCGATGACATTCCACTGGGAATTCACGCTGGGGTCCGATCGCGTGGCCGAGCTCGTCGAGTCTCTCCCGTTCGCCGCGCTCGGCCAGAATATTTTCGACGCCGAGTGGGACGAACCCACCGATCTCTTCCCACCCTACACGATGTTCGAACGCGGCGGCACCAAGATCGCCGTGATCGGTCAGGCCTTCCCCTACATGCCCATCGCCAACCCGGGCTGGATGTTCCCGGAATACGCCTTCGGCATCCGGGATGAGAACATGCAGACCATGGTCGACCAGGTCCGCAGCGAGGGCGCGGAATGTGTCGTGGTGCTCAGCCATAACGGCTTCGACGTGGACAAGAAGATGGCCACCGTGGTCAGCGGAATCGACGTGATCCTGTCGGGCCACACCCACGATGCGCTGCCGGAACCGGTTCTGTCGGGCGAGACGCTCATCATCGCCTCAGGCAGCAACGGCAAATTCGTCAGCCGCGTCGATCTCGACATCCGCGACGGCCAGATGATGGGCTATCGTCACAAGCTGATCCCGATCTTCTCGGACGTGATCGAACCCGATGCGGACATGACCGCCCTGATCAATGAACAGCGCGCACCTTACGAGGACAAGTTGTCAGAGGTGATCGGCCAGACCGATAGTCTGCTTTACCGTCGCGGCAACTTCAACGGCAGCTGGGACGACCTCATTTGCGACGCGCTCCTGTCCGAGCGGGACGCCGAAATCGCGCTCAGCCCCGGCGTGCGCTGGGGGCCGTCACTGATCCCCGGTCAGGACATCACCCGCGAGGATATCTGGAACGTCACCTCCATGACCTATGGCGAGGCGTATCGCACGGAAATGACCGGTGAATTCCTCAAGGTCGTGCTGGAAGACGTGGCCGACAACATCTTCAACCCCGACCCCTATTACCAGCAAGGCGGCGACATGGTCCGCACCGGCGGCCTTGGCTACAGCATCGACGTCAGCAAGCCGCAGGGCGAGCGGATCAGCAACATGACCCTGCTCAGCAGCGGCGAGCCGATCGACCCGTCGCGCAACTACGTCATCGCCGGCTGGGCCTCGGTCAACGAGGGCACCGAAGGACCGCAGATCTGGGACGTGGTCGAAAGCCACATCCGCAAAATGGGCACCGTCACGGTGCAGGAAAACGACAGCGTCGAAGTGACCGGCGTCTGA
- the soxC gene encoding sulfite dehydrogenase, which translates to MNDLFKSPSRRAFLRGSAAAVAGSVAGAASAQDPDPLITEVQDWAAITGEGVDETPYGLPIRFEDDVVRRNVPWLTADPISSINFTPIHALDGTITPQGCAFERHHSGAIELAKEDYRLMINGLVDKPLVFHYADLERFPRENHVYFCECAANTGMEWAGAQLNGVQFTHGMIHNMEYSGVTLRTLLEEAGLDAAGDLKDKWVYVEGADASSNGRSIPMEKALDDCLVAFKANGEALRKEHGYPVRLVVPGWEGNMWVKWLRRIEVMDGPVESREETSKYTDVLADGTARKWTWVMDAKSVITSPSPQSPISHGPGPLVISGLAWSGHGKITRVDVSRDGGVTWETARLGTQGDAKALTRFYLDTTWDGEEMLLQARAMDETGYVQPTKAQLREVRGENSIYHNNCIQTWHVKANGEAENVEVS; encoded by the coding sequence ATGAATGATCTTTTCAAATCACCGTCCCGCCGCGCCTTCCTGCGTGGCAGCGCGGCAGCGGTCGCAGGCTCGGTGGCCGGCGCGGCCTCGGCACAAGATCCCGACCCGTTGATCACCGAGGTTCAGGATTGGGCCGCGATCACGGGCGAGGGCGTGGATGAGACCCCCTATGGCCTGCCGATCCGGTTCGAGGATGACGTGGTACGCCGCAACGTGCCGTGGCTGACCGCCGACCCGATCAGCTCGATCAACTTCACGCCGATCCATGCGCTGGACGGCACGATCACCCCGCAAGGCTGTGCGTTCGAGCGGCACCACTCCGGCGCCATCGAACTCGCCAAGGAAGATTACCGTCTGATGATCAACGGTCTGGTGGATAAGCCGCTGGTCTTCCACTACGCCGACCTCGAACGCTTCCCGCGCGAAAACCACGTCTATTTCTGCGAATGCGCGGCCAATACCGGAATGGAATGGGCGGGCGCACAGCTGAACGGCGTGCAGTTCACCCACGGCATGATCCACAACATGGAATATTCCGGCGTCACCCTGCGCACCTTGCTTGAAGAGGCGGGGCTGGATGCCGCAGGCGATCTCAAGGACAAGTGGGTCTATGTCGAAGGCGCCGACGCGTCCTCAAACGGTCGCTCGATCCCGATGGAAAAGGCGCTGGACGACTGCCTTGTCGCCTTCAAGGCCAATGGCGAGGCGCTGCGCAAGGAGCACGGCTACCCCGTCCGCCTTGTTGTGCCCGGCTGGGAAGGCAACATGTGGGTCAAATGGCTGCGCCGGATCGAGGTTATGGACGGCCCCGTGGAAAGCCGCGAGGAGACGTCGAAATACACCGACGTACTGGCCGACGGCACGGCCCGCAAATGGACCTGGGTGATGGATGCCAAATCGGTCATCACCTCCCCCAGCCCGCAATCGCCCATCAGCCACGGACCCGGTCCGCTGGTCATCTCCGGCCTCGCCTGGTCCGGCCACGGCAAGATCACCCGTGTCGATGTCTCCCGCGATGGCGGCGTGACGTGGGAAACCGCCCGCCTCGGCACGCAGGGTGATGCCAAGGCGCTGACCCGCTTCTACCTCGACACCACCTGGGACGGCGAGGAGATGCTGCTCCAGGCCCGCGCGATGGACGAGACGGGCTATGTCCAGCCGACCAAGGCGCAGCTGCGCGAGGTGCGCGGCGAAAACTCGATCTACCACAACAACTGCATTCAGACCTGGCACGTCAAAGCCAACGGGGAGGCCGAAAATGTCGAAGTTTCTTAA
- the soxY gene encoding thiosulfate oxidation carrier protein SoxY encodes MKLNRRKMLVLSTAGAAVTAFGALPAFASATEDAIAKFTGGADVGEGGVELTAPEIAENGNTVPIEVSAPGAVAISVFADGNPTPAVATFKFGPLAASQFASTRIRLAGTQNVIAVAQMEDGSYKQASANVKVTIGGCGG; translated from the coding sequence ATGAAACTGAATCGCCGAAAGATGCTGGTGCTGAGCACCGCAGGCGCAGCCGTGACGGCCTTCGGCGCGCTGCCGGCCTTCGCGTCGGCCACCGAAGACGCAATCGCGAAATTCACCGGCGGCGCCGATGTGGGCGAGGGCGGTGTCGAACTGACCGCGCCGGAAATCGCCGAGAACGGCAACACCGTGCCGATCGAGGTCAGCGCCCCGGGCGCCGTTGCCATTTCGGTTTTCGCCGATGGCAACCCGACGCCCGCCGTTGCCACGTTCAAGTTCGGCCCGCTGGCCGCGTCGCAATTCGCGTCGACCCGTATCCGCCTTGCCGGCACGCAGAACGTCATCGCCGTCGCCCAGATGGAAGATGGCTCGTACAAGCAGGCATCGGCAAACGTCAAAGTCACCATCGGCGGCTGCGGCGGCTGA
- a CDS encoding NAD(P)/FAD-dependent oxidoreductase: MTLNRRTFLGTTAAAATTLAAPNVLAQGAGKPRVVVIGGGAGGATAARYIAKDSDGAIDVTLVEPTRTYFTCFFSNLYLGGFKEFSDIGHTYGTIASTGVNVIHDWAVDVDRDAKSVTLAGGSTLPYDKLILSPGIDFVDGAVEGWSVEAQNAMPHAYKAGSQSELLRAQLEAMPEGGTFAMVAPPNPYRCPPGPYERISMVAHFMKENNPTAKIIVADPKPKFSKMALFQEGWNKHYPGMVDWIGEEFGGGNVSVDTANMTVTIDGEETSVDVCNVIPAQKAGRIADMAGVTDGNWAPVNAADMSTKADADVYVLGDAAAQGDMPKSGFAANSQAKVCANAVRGALTGSKVFPAKFSNTCWSLIATDDGVKVGATYEATEEKIAKVDGFISETGEDSALRKATYEESEGWYTGITTDMFG; the protein is encoded by the coding sequence ATGACACTTAACAGACGGACGTTCCTTGGAACGACAGCCGCCGCAGCGACCACGCTCGCGGCACCGAACGTGCTGGCGCAAGGCGCGGGTAAACCGCGTGTGGTCGTGATCGGCGGCGGGGCAGGCGGGGCCACGGCGGCCCGCTATATCGCCAAGGACAGCGACGGCGCCATCGACGTGACGCTCGTGGAGCCCACACGGACCTATTTCACCTGCTTCTTCTCCAACCTCTACCTTGGTGGTTTCAAGGAGTTCAGCGACATCGGCCACACCTACGGCACCATCGCCTCGACCGGCGTGAACGTAATCCACGACTGGGCTGTCGATGTCGACCGCGACGCCAAGAGTGTGACGCTCGCCGGTGGCTCCACGTTGCCCTATGACAAGCTGATCCTCAGCCCCGGCATCGATTTCGTCGATGGCGCCGTCGAAGGCTGGAGCGTCGAGGCCCAGAACGCCATGCCCCACGCCTACAAGGCCGGGTCGCAATCCGAACTGCTGCGCGCCCAATTGGAGGCGATGCCCGAGGGCGGCACATTCGCCATGGTGGCCCCCCCGAACCCCTATCGTTGCCCCCCGGGGCCGTACGAGCGGATCTCGATGGTCGCACATTTCATGAAGGAAAATAACCCGACCGCGAAGATCATCGTGGCCGACCCCAAGCCGAAATTCTCCAAGATGGCGCTGTTCCAGGAAGGTTGGAACAAGCATTACCCGGGCATGGTCGACTGGATCGGCGAAGAGTTCGGCGGCGGCAACGTCTCGGTCGACACGGCGAACATGACCGTCACCATCGACGGCGAGGAAACCAGCGTCGACGTCTGCAACGTCATCCCCGCGCAAAAAGCGGGCCGCATCGCCGACATGGCGGGCGTGACCGACGGTAACTGGGCGCCTGTGAATGCCGCCGACATGTCCACCAAGGCCGACGCGGATGTCTATGTTCTGGGCGACGCGGCGGCACAGGGCGACATGCCGAAATCGGGCTTTGCCGCCAACAGCCAGGCCAAGGTCTGCGCCAATGCCGTGCGCGGTGCGCTCACGGGGTCCAAGGTGTTCCCGGCCAAGTTCTCGAACACCTGCTGGTCGCTCATCGCCACCGATGACGGCGTCAAAGTGGGTGCGACCTACGAAGCGACCGAAGAGAAAATCGCCAAGGTCGACGGCTTCATCAGCGAAACCGGCGAGGATTCCGCCCTGCGCAAGGCAACCTACGAAGAATCCGAAGGCTGGTACACCGGCATCACGACCGACATGTTCGGCTAG
- the soxX gene encoding sulfur oxidation c-type cytochrome SoxX, giving the protein MTRLTAFVAGAALFATVAAAETIAPQDVEYVDGAVETSLTGQPGDPEAGAVLMNKGAGNCIACHMISDQSQLQFHGEIGPPLDGVADRWSEAEIRGIVANAKVMFEGTMMPAFYKVDGFTRLGDAYTGKAHEGEVEPLLTGQQIEDVVSYLMTLKYE; this is encoded by the coding sequence ATGACACGTCTAACTGCTTTTGTAGCCGGAGCAGCGCTTTTCGCGACCGTTGCGGCTGCGGAAACCATTGCACCGCAAGACGTCGAATACGTCGATGGTGCGGTTGAAACTTCTCTGACCGGCCAGCCCGGTGACCCCGAAGCGGGCGCCGTGCTGATGAACAAGGGGGCGGGCAACTGCATCGCCTGCCACATGATCTCTGACCAGTCGCAGCTTCAGTTTCACGGGGAAATCGGCCCGCCGCTCGATGGCGTTGCCGACCGCTGGAGCGAGGCCGAGATCCGCGGCATCGTAGCCAACGCCAAGGTCATGTTCGAAGGCACGATGATGCCGGCCTTCTACAAGGTCGACGGCTTCACGCGCCTTGGCGACGCCTATACCGGCAAGGCCCACGAGGGTGAGGTCGAGCCGCTGTTGACTGGCCAGCAAATCGAAGACGTCGTCTCCTACCTGATGACGCTCAAGTACGAATAA
- the soxA gene encoding sulfur oxidation c-type cytochrome SoxA → MAAAASVFALAAYAGPDEDELVVNEDIEMVTKTDAPAHMENIDTIYSGWRFRSDETQAVQTDDFDNPAMLWVEQAAEVWNTAEGSEGKSCASCHNDVDSMAGVKAVYPKWNEDAGEVRTIEMQVNDCRENRMGAEPWKYAGGDMTNMSALLASVSRGMPVNVAIDGPAQSTWEKGKEIYYTRYGQLELSCANCHEDNYGNMIRADHLSQGQINGFPTYRLKNTKLNAVHARFKGCIRDTRAHTFSPGSPEFVALELYVASRGNGLSVEGPSVRN, encoded by the coding sequence ATGGCAGCAGCCGCCAGCGTGTTCGCGCTGGCCGCCTATGCCGGGCCCGACGAAGACGAACTGGTGGTCAACGAAGATATCGAAATGGTCACCAAGACCGATGCGCCTGCGCATATGGAAAACATCGACACGATCTATTCGGGTTGGCGGTTCCGCTCGGACGAGACGCAGGCGGTGCAGACCGACGATTTCGACAACCCGGCGATGCTCTGGGTGGAACAGGCCGCCGAGGTCTGGAACACGGCGGAAGGGTCCGAGGGCAAGTCCTGCGCGTCGTGCCACAACGACGTCGACAGCATGGCTGGCGTCAAGGCGGTCTATCCCAAGTGGAACGAGGATGCCGGCGAAGTTCGCACGATCGAGATGCAGGTCAACGACTGCCGCGAAAACCGCATGGGGGCCGAGCCGTGGAAATACGCCGGCGGTGACATGACCAACATGTCGGCGCTGCTGGCCTCGGTGTCGCGTGGCATGCCCGTGAACGTGGCCATCGACGGCCCGGCCCAGTCCACCTGGGAAAAGGGCAAGGAGATCTACTATACCCGCTACGGTCAGCTGGAACTCAGCTGCGCCAATTGTCACGAAGACAATTACGGCAATATGATCCGCGCCGACCATCTCAGCCAGGGCCAGATCAACGGCTTTCCGACCTACCGTCTGAAGAACACCAAGCTGAACGCCGTGCATGCCCGCTTCAAGGGCTGCATCCGAGACACCCGGGCACACACCTTCTCGCCCGGCAGCCCGGAGTTCGTGGCGCTCGAGCTTTATGTCGCATCGCGCGGCAACGGCCTCAGCGTCGAAGGACCGTCGGTCCGAAATTAA
- the soxZ gene encoding thiosulfate oxidation carrier complex protein SoxZ: MAEGVKPRVKVPKSASAGETITIKTLISHQMESGQRKDDDGNVIPRSIINRFVVDFNGENVIDVTLEPAISTNPFFEFEATVPETGDFTFTWHDDDGSVYEETKTVTVG; the protein is encoded by the coding sequence ATGGCCGAAGGTGTAAAACCCCGCGTCAAGGTCCCGAAGTCGGCGTCCGCCGGCGAAACGATCACCATCAAGACGCTGATCAGCCACCAGATGGAAAGCGGTCAGCGCAAGGACGATGACGGCAACGTCATTCCGCGCTCGATCATCAACCGCTTCGTTGTAGACTTCAACGGCGAGAACGTGATCGACGTCACGCTGGAGCCGGCGATCTCGACCAACCCGTTCTTCGAATTCGAGGCGACCGTGCCCGAAACCGGTGACTTCACGTTCACCTGGCATGACGATGACGGGTCCGTCTACGAAGAGACCAAGACGGTTACGGTCGGATAA
- a CDS encoding c-type cytochrome: protein MSKFLKIFAPAAGGAAGVLTMAYVLADQFVVDIPSIAPALVSQASAASTDAADSATDETQAAATETPEGGFGLGREALPEEIAAWDVDVRPGGIGLPEGRGDVATGEEVFAEACAVCHGDFAEGVGNWPVLAGGFDTLDDKDPVKTVGSYWPYLSTVWDYVHRSMPFGNAQSLSPDEVYAITAYILYSNYLVEDDFELSHENFAEFEMPNADGFIVDDRPENEYTIWRTEPCMEGCKDSVEITMRASVVDVTPEEEGAEEEAAAEPAAEEAAEEVKMAAADPEPVETTTTDADEGAGPDPELVAAGEKVFRKCKACHMVGEAAKNRVGPVLNGVMGATIGGHDDFKYSSVFQEAAEAGRVWDEAAMAEFLAAPKSYMKGTKMSFAGLKKDEDIDAIIAYLQSFGD, encoded by the coding sequence ATGTCGAAGTTTCTTAAGATATTCGCACCCGCCGCCGGTGGCGCCGCGGGCGTTCTGACAATGGCTTACGTGCTGGCTGACCAGTTCGTCGTGGACATCCCCTCGATTGCCCCCGCGCTGGTGTCACAGGCCAGTGCCGCCTCGACCGATGCGGCCGACAGTGCCACGGATGAAACCCAAGCCGCCGCAACCGAAACACCCGAAGGTGGCTTCGGCCTGGGCCGCGAAGCGCTGCCCGAGGAAATCGCCGCTTGGGATGTCGACGTTCGCCCCGGTGGCATCGGCCTGCCCGAAGGGCGCGGCGACGTGGCCACAGGCGAAGAGGTCTTCGCCGAAGCCTGCGCCGTCTGCCACGGCGACTTCGCCGAGGGTGTGGGCAACTGGCCGGTACTGGCGGGCGGCTTCGACACGCTCGACGACAAGGACCCGGTGAAAACCGTCGGCTCCTACTGGCCGTACCTGTCGACCGTCTGGGACTACGTGCACCGCTCCATGCCCTTCGGCAACGCGCAGTCGCTGAGCCCCGATGAGGTCTACGCGATCACCGCCTACATCCTTTATTCCAACTACCTGGTGGAAGATGATTTCGAGCTCAGCCACGAGAACTTTGCCGAATTCGAGATGCCCAACGCCGACGGCTTCATCGTCGATGACCGCCCCGAAAACGAATACACCATCTGGCGTACCGAGCCCTGCATGGAAGGCTGCAAGGACAGCGTCGAGATCACCATGCGGGCCTCCGTCGTCGACGTGACGCCCGAGGAAGAGGGCGCCGAGGAAGAAGCCGCCGCCGAACCCGCCGCCGAAGAAGCGGCGGAGGAGGTCAAGATGGCCGCCGCAGACCCCGAACCCGTCGAGACGACCACGACAGATGCCGACGAGGGCGCCGGCCCCGATCCCGAGTTGGTCGCAGCGGGTGAAAAGGTCTTCCGTAAGTGCAAGGCTTGCCACATGGTCGGCGAGGCTGCCAAGAACCGGGTCGGCCCGGTGCTGAACGGCGTCATGGGCGCGACCATCGGCGGCCACGACGACTTCAAGTACTCCAGCGTGTTCCAGGAAGCCGCAGAAGCAGGCCGCGTGTGGGATGAGGCCGCCATGGCCGAATTCCTTGCCGCGCCGAAAAGCTACATGAAAGGCACCAAGATGAGCTTTGCCGGTCTCAAGAAAGACGAGGATATCGACGCGATCATCGCCTATCTGCAAAGCTTCGGGGACTGA